From a single Solanum dulcamara chromosome 4, daSolDulc1.2, whole genome shotgun sequence genomic region:
- the LOC129886682 gene encoding probable protein S-acyltransferase 14 isoform X2, whose translation MYRSGTVMAWNVFRFCTALRGLGSIMILLVLGVVGVTYYAVVLTNYGPSLVSGSGILDALIAIAVLVLFHCLLVMLLWSYFSVVFTDPGSVPPNWKPVLDEESGDTDPLTASEFGASPADSTNPRVRFCKKCNQLKPPRCHHCSVCGRCVLKMDHHCVWVVNCVGALNYKYFLLFLFYTFLETTLVTLALLPQFIAFFSDGEIPGTPGTLATTFLAFVFNLAFALSVLGFLIMHISLVAGNTTTIEAYEKKTTPKWRYDLGRKRNFEQFVCIRFLAWTSGIGSSPLTQKKI comes from the exons ATGTATAGATCTGGAACAGTGATGGCTTGGAACGTATTCAGATTCTGTACAGCCCTAAGAGGGTTGGGATCAATTATGATCTTGTTGGTCCTAGGCGTTGTGGGTGTTACATATTACGCTGTCGTTTTGACCAACTATGGTCCATCCCTCGTCAGTGGCTCTGGAATCTTGGATGCCCTCATCGCGATTGCCGTACTTGTCTTATTCCATTGTCTG TTGGTGATGCTTTTGTGGAGTTACTTCTCTGTCGTTTTTACGGATCCTGGTAGTGTACCTCCAAATTGGAAGCCGGTCTTGGACGAAGAAAGTGGTGACACTGATCCATTAACCGCATCTGAATTTGGGGCTTCACCAGCTGATTCAACAAACCCAAGAGTACGGTTTTGTAAAAAGTGCAACCAGTTGAAACCACCTCGATGCCATCATTGTTCTGTTT GTGGAAGATGTGTGTTAAAGATGGACCATCATTGCGTGTGGGTTGTCAATTGCGTTGGAGCACTTAACTACAagtatttccttctttttctg TTCTACACGTTCCTTGAGACTACTCTTGTGACTCTAGCATTACTGCCACAGTTTATTGCATTCTTCAGTGATGGAGAGATACCTGGGACTCCTGGCACTCTTGCTACCACTTTCCTTGCTTTTG TCTTCAATCTTGCTTTTGCTTTGAGTGTATTGGGATTTCTGATCATGCACATATCATTGGTGGCTGGCAATACCACAACCATTGAG GCATATGAGAAGAAGACCACTCCAAAATGGCGTTATGATCTTGGTCGGAAGAGGAATTTTGAACAG TTTGTATGCATCAGGTTTTTGGCCTGGACAAGCGGTATTGGTTCATCCCCGCTTACTCAGAAGAAGATTTAA
- the LOC129886684 gene encoding uncharacterized protein LOC129886684 isoform X1: MSKLFGGKNPFDDPFFTEPFGVWNDPCDGQQGARKQITIEELNPQGDGDGGQAQENSEPRKDLVVNNKKPSKKANGSHRFSYRRVAYGGLNGMYYTCSEGRMTGPDGVVLAEMKEDDKTIGESLHTISKGIHNKGHSVTTKHSSGGREDTLHTLHNLNEDELGDFEQNFKANADKYLPGWDKGFSLLENQGSISSLWDEFANWRGLGGWEHPALEYYGNAGPVEQVGESGEDSSRRARRSVPVE, translated from the exons ATGTCGAAGCTATTTGGAGGAAAAAACCCTTTTGATGATCCATTTTTCACTGAACCATTTGGCGTTTGGAACGACCCGTGTGATGGACAACAAGGCGCTCGGAAGCAAATCACCATTGAAGAGCTAAATCCTCAAGGTGATGGTGATGGTGGTCAGGCTCAAGAAAACTCTGAACCAAGAAAAGACTTGGTTGTTAACAACAAGAAACCTAGTAAAAAAGCCAATG GGAGCCACAGATTCAGCTACCGTAGAGTTGCTTATGGTGGTTTAAATGGAATGTACTATACTTGCTCTGAAGGTAGAATGACTGGTCCTGATGGG GTGGTTCTAGCAGAGATGAAAGAAGACGATAAGACGATCGGGGAGTCCCTGCACACAATCTCCAAAGGGATTCACAACAAG GGTCATTCTGTTACAACAAAGCATAGTTCAGGTGGGCGAGAGGACACACTGCACACTTTGCACAATCTCAATGAAG ACGAGCTTGGCGACTTTGAACAAAACTTTAAAGCTAATGCTGATAAGTATTTGCCTGGATGGGATAAAGGTTTCAGCTTGCTGGAGAATCAAG GGTCGATTAGCAGCTTGTGGGATGAGTTTGCAAATTGGAGGGGCTTGGGTGGTTGGGAACATCCAGCCCTGGAGTACTACGGCAATGCAGGACCGGTGGAGCAAGTCGGTGAATCAGGGGAAGATTCTTCTAGGAGAGCCAGAAGAAGCGTCCCAGTGGAGTAG
- the LOC129886684 gene encoding uncharacterized protein LOC129886684 isoform X2, with the protein MSKLFGGKNPFDDPFFTEPFGVWNDPCDGQQGARKQITIEELNPQGDGDGGQAQENSEPRKDLVVNNKKPSKKANGSHRFSYRRVAYGGLNGMYYTCSEGRMTGPDGVVLAEMKEDDKTIGESLHTISKGIHNKTSLATLNKTLKLMLISICLDGIKVSACWRIKGRLAACGMSLQIGGAWVVGNIQPWSTTAMQDRWSKSVNQGKILLGEPEEASQWSRGKASFDDEISGTTYILPV; encoded by the exons ATGTCGAAGCTATTTGGAGGAAAAAACCCTTTTGATGATCCATTTTTCACTGAACCATTTGGCGTTTGGAACGACCCGTGTGATGGACAACAAGGCGCTCGGAAGCAAATCACCATTGAAGAGCTAAATCCTCAAGGTGATGGTGATGGTGGTCAGGCTCAAGAAAACTCTGAACCAAGAAAAGACTTGGTTGTTAACAACAAGAAACCTAGTAAAAAAGCCAATG GGAGCCACAGATTCAGCTACCGTAGAGTTGCTTATGGTGGTTTAAATGGAATGTACTATACTTGCTCTGAAGGTAGAATGACTGGTCCTGATGGG GTGGTTCTAGCAGAGATGAAAGAAGACGATAAGACGATCGGGGAGTCCCTGCACACAATCTCCAAAGGGATTCACAACAAG ACGAGCTTGGCGACTTTGAACAAAACTTTAAAGCTAATGCTGATAAGTATTTGCCTGGATGGGATAAAGGTTTCAGCTTGCTGGAGAATCAAG GGTCGATTAGCAGCTTGTGGGATGAGTTTGCAAATTGGAGGGGCTTGGGTGGTTGGGAACATCCAGCCCTGGAGTACTACGGCAATGCAGGACCGGTGGAGCAAGTCGGTGAATCAGGGGAAGATTCTTCTAGGAGAGCCAGAAGAAGCGTCCCAGTGGAGTAGAGGGAAGGCTTCCTTTGATGATGAAATTAGTGGTACCACTTATATACTACCAGTGTAG
- the LOC129886682 gene encoding probable protein S-acyltransferase 14 isoform X1, with translation MYRSGTVMAWNVFRFCTALRGLGSIMILLVLGVVGVTYYAVVLTNYGPSLVSGSGILDALIAIAVLVLFHCLLVMLLWSYFSVVFTDPGSVPPNWKPVLDEESGDTDPLTASEFGASPADSTNPRVRFCKKCNQLKPPRCHHCSVCGRCVLKMDHHCVWVVNCVGALNYKYFLLFLFYTFLETTLVTLALLPQFIAFFSDGEIPGTPGTLATTFLAFVFNLAFALSVLGFLIMHISLVAGNTTTIEAYEKKTTPKWRYDLGRKRNFEQVFGLDKRYWFIPAYSEEDLRRIPALHGLEYPSKPELESQEF, from the exons ATGTATAGATCTGGAACAGTGATGGCTTGGAACGTATTCAGATTCTGTACAGCCCTAAGAGGGTTGGGATCAATTATGATCTTGTTGGTCCTAGGCGTTGTGGGTGTTACATATTACGCTGTCGTTTTGACCAACTATGGTCCATCCCTCGTCAGTGGCTCTGGAATCTTGGATGCCCTCATCGCGATTGCCGTACTTGTCTTATTCCATTGTCTG TTGGTGATGCTTTTGTGGAGTTACTTCTCTGTCGTTTTTACGGATCCTGGTAGTGTACCTCCAAATTGGAAGCCGGTCTTGGACGAAGAAAGTGGTGACACTGATCCATTAACCGCATCTGAATTTGGGGCTTCACCAGCTGATTCAACAAACCCAAGAGTACGGTTTTGTAAAAAGTGCAACCAGTTGAAACCACCTCGATGCCATCATTGTTCTGTTT GTGGAAGATGTGTGTTAAAGATGGACCATCATTGCGTGTGGGTTGTCAATTGCGTTGGAGCACTTAACTACAagtatttccttctttttctg TTCTACACGTTCCTTGAGACTACTCTTGTGACTCTAGCATTACTGCCACAGTTTATTGCATTCTTCAGTGATGGAGAGATACCTGGGACTCCTGGCACTCTTGCTACCACTTTCCTTGCTTTTG TCTTCAATCTTGCTTTTGCTTTGAGTGTATTGGGATTTCTGATCATGCACATATCATTGGTGGCTGGCAATACCACAACCATTGAG GCATATGAGAAGAAGACCACTCCAAAATGGCGTTATGATCTTGGTCGGAAGAGGAATTTTGAACAG GTTTTTGGCCTGGACAAGCGGTATTGGTTCATCCCCGCTTACTCAGAAGAAGATTTAAGAAGGATACCTGCACTTCATGGTCTTGAATACCCATCAAAGCCCGAACTCGAATCCCAAGAATTCTAG
- the LOC129884767 gene encoding uncharacterized protein LOC129884767, translating into MQSWAFSVCSGSRDWCENMERGRGGSPFEGIMSSIFGFGGRDPFDDPFFTRPFPNISQSSMLHSTTPDDDESNKPIIEEIDMDDEEEAPIEPEKEDGDVNGSNKKRDRAYSNRNPLVEHPEDQTDDHSKSKIISKDVTRGMKDMKLEGTQSKPQSMSYSRVTYGGIDGTYYTATTTRRAGNDGRVLEESKQADSTTGQATHRISRGIQDKGHSLTRKLASDGKVDTMQTLHNLDEDELAGFEQKWNGNANKEIPGWKSGFDFHANAGTSSNWLMNWEAGFEIQSGVRPSNNSGQPGTQSGRPKKVIRINIE; encoded by the exons ATGCAATCTTGGGCATTTTCTGTTTGTTCAGGAAGTAGGGATTGGTGTGAGAATATGGAGAGAGGAAGAGGTGGCAGTCCATTTGAAGGCATAATGTCAAGTATATTTGGATTTGGAGGAAGAGACCCATTCGATGACCCGTTCTTCACTCGACCTTTTCCAAACATTTCTCAATCTTCCATGTTACATTCAACAACTCCTGATGATGATGAATCTAATAAGCCAATTATTGAAGAGATAGATATGGATGATGAGGAAGAAGCACCGATAGAACCAGAAAAGGAGGATGGGGATGTGAATGGCTCTAACAAGAAAAGAGATAGGGCTTATTCTAACAGAAATCCACTTGTTGAACACCCTGAAGACCAAACTGATG ACCATAGCAAGAGCAAGATAATAAGCAAAGATGTGACTCGTGGAATGAAAGACATGAAATTGGAAGGAACACAATCTAAGCCTCAGAGCATGAGCTATAGTAGAGTTACATATGGTGGAATAGACGGGACATATTACACTGCCACCACCACACGGAGGGCTGGAAATGATGGA AGGGTGTTAGAGGAGAGCAAGCAAGCAGATAGCACAACTGGTCAAGCAACACATAGAATCTCCAGAGGAATTCAGGATAag GGGCACTCGTTGACAAGGAAACTTGCCTCTGATGGTAAGGTGGACACAATGCAGACATTGCATAATCTAGATGAAG ATGAATTAGCTGGCTTTGAACAGAAATGGAATGGCAATGCTAACAAGGAAATTCCTGGCTGGAAGAGTGGGTTTGATTTCCACGCAAATGCAG GAACAAGCAGTAATTGGCTGATGAATTGGGAAGCTGGATTCGAGATCCAAAGTGGCGTGAGACCGAGTAATAACAGTGGTCAGCCAGGGACGCAAAGTGGAAGACCAAAGAAGGTCATCCGGATCAATATAGAGTGA
- the LOC129886684 gene encoding uncharacterized protein LOC129886684 isoform X3 gives MSKLFGGKNPFDDPFFTEPFGVWNDPCDGQQGARKQITIEELNPQGDGDGGQAQENSEPRKDLVVNNKKPSKKANGSHRFSYRRVAYGGLNGMYYTCSEGRMTGPDGVVLAEMKEDDKTIGESLHTISKGIHNKGRLAACGMSLQIGGAWVVGNIQPWSTTAMQDRWSKSVNQGKILLGEPEEASQWSRGKASFDDEISGTTYILPV, from the exons ATGTCGAAGCTATTTGGAGGAAAAAACCCTTTTGATGATCCATTTTTCACTGAACCATTTGGCGTTTGGAACGACCCGTGTGATGGACAACAAGGCGCTCGGAAGCAAATCACCATTGAAGAGCTAAATCCTCAAGGTGATGGTGATGGTGGTCAGGCTCAAGAAAACTCTGAACCAAGAAAAGACTTGGTTGTTAACAACAAGAAACCTAGTAAAAAAGCCAATG GGAGCCACAGATTCAGCTACCGTAGAGTTGCTTATGGTGGTTTAAATGGAATGTACTATACTTGCTCTGAAGGTAGAATGACTGGTCCTGATGGG GTGGTTCTAGCAGAGATGAAAGAAGACGATAAGACGATCGGGGAGTCCCTGCACACAATCTCCAAAGGGATTCACAACAAG GGTCGATTAGCAGCTTGTGGGATGAGTTTGCAAATTGGAGGGGCTTGGGTGGTTGGGAACATCCAGCCCTGGAGTACTACGGCAATGCAGGACCGGTGGAGCAAGTCGGTGAATCAGGGGAAGATTCTTCTAGGAGAGCCAGAAGAAGCGTCCCAGTGGAGTAGAGGGAAGGCTTCCTTTGATGATGAAATTAGTGGTACCACTTATATACTACCAGTGTAG